In Mercurialis annua linkage group LG5, ddMerAnnu1.2, whole genome shotgun sequence, a single genomic region encodes these proteins:
- the LOC126682386 gene encoding phosphatidylinositol 4-phosphate 5-kinase 7-like, whose product MVVFELLLKQEQIAERLDAKVLPNKDIYNGEFKGILPHGNGKYTWTDGTVYEGEWEEGKMTGKGQIIWSSGAKYEGDFCGGYLHGFGTLTGPDGSEYRGAWRMNIQHGHGKKEYANSDFYEGLWKEGMREGNGKYSWNIGGHTYTGNWKGGKMNGQGVMKWENGDLFDGYWSNGLRDGSGVYKFADGGCYFGSWSKGLKDGKGTFYPPGTKLRSLNSLSHSSSLESVQGVVPKPSVTRSFSAKKLVGGILRSSGQPKCGTNPIDDKFAPSHTTGESICNEPSHMLSQASDIAQKDLQGIIYEREYMQEVLFKERVRIIEKSRKSKQKLKFHVKVIKKPHVDNFEAQKSYYLMLNLQLGIRYTLGKITPLPMREVRASDFGDSAAISMYFPRMGSHFTPPHYSVDFYWQDYRPMVFRNLKEMFKLDAAEYMMSICGDDGLRELSSAGKSGSLFYLSHDDRFVIKTLKKSELKLLLKMLPNYYDHVVKHENTLITKFFGVHRIILKGGRKIRFVVMGNMFCTELKIHRCYDLKGSTQGRFTDADKMEANKALKDLDLTYEFQMDKLLRESLFKQLSEDCHFLESQHIIDYSLLLGLHFRAPEQLKAILQSAGAMPNIPENLPFGDGITSQVEPLISTGLLLVTHEPSFVNTAPGPHIRGNNLRAHSAGAKEVDLLLPGTARLRVQLGVNMPAQASRKHQQEVNSMEVELFEIYDVVLYMGIIDILQGYNFKKKIENKFKSLKYDGSTISAVEPKLYADRFLKLFQQKVFAEQP is encoded by the exons ATGGTGGTGTTCGAGCTGTTGCTAAAACAAGAACAAATTGCTGAAAG GCTTGATGCTAAGGTCTTACCAAATAAAGATATCTATAATGGAGAGTTTAAAGGAATACTTCCACATGGAAATGGAAAATATACATGGACTGATGGAACAGTCTATGAGGGTGAGTGGGAAGAGGGTAAAATGACTGGAAAAGGACAGATAATTTGGTCATCAGGAGCAAAATATGAAGGTGATTTCTGTGGTGGCTACCTTCATGGATTTGGCACCTTAACCGGACCTGACGGATCTGAATACAGAGGAGCCTGGAGGATGAATATACAGCATGGGCATGGAAAGAAAGAGTATGCTAATTCAGATTTTTATGAAGGTTTGTGGAAGGAAGGAATGCGCGAAGGTAATGGTAAGTATTCTTGGAATATTGGTGGACACACATACACAGGAAATTGGAAAGGTGGAAAAATGAATGGACAAGGGGTTATGAAGTGGGAAAATGGTGATCTTTTCGATGGCTATTGGTCGAATGGTTTAAGAGATGGTTCTGGAGTTTATAAGTTTGCAGATGGTGGATGTTACTTTGGGTCATGGAGTAAGGGTTTAAAGGATGGAAAAGGAACCTTCTATCCTCCTGGAACTAAGCTTCGATCTTTAAACTCACTATCGCACAGCTCATCGTTAGAGTCGGTGCAGGGAGTGGTTCCAAAACCAAGTGTCACCCGCAGTTTTTCTGCGAAAAAATTAGTTGGTGGAATATTGAGAAGTTCAGGTCAACCAAAATGCGGAACAAACCCGATAGATGACAAATTTGCTCCTTCTCACACTACCGGAGAATCAATATGTAATGAGCCATCACACATGCTTTCTCAGGCCTCGGACATTGCCCAAAAAGATTTGCAGGGTATAATTTATGAAAGAGAATACATGCAAGAAGTGTTGTTCAAAGAGAGAGTCAGAATTATAGAAAAATCACGAAAAAGTAAACAGAAACTTAAATTTCATGTCAAAGTAATAAAGAAGCCACACGTGGATAATTTTGAGGCCCAAAAAAGCTATTATCTAATGCTCAATTTGCAGCTTGGTATCAG ATATACTCTTGGCAAGATCACACCATTGCCTATGCGCGAAGTTCGAGCCTCTGATTTTGGAGATAGCGCTGCAATAAGCATGTATTTCCCTAGAATGGGTTCCCATTTTACACCTCCACACTATTCTGTCGATTTCTACTGGCAAGATTATCGCCCTATGGTCTTCAG GAATCTAAAGGAGATGTTTAAATTAGATGCAGCTGAATATATGATGTCCATTTGCGGCGATGATGGTCTAAGGGAGCTTTCTTCTGCAGGCAAAAGTGGCAGTTTGTTCTATCTTTCTCATGATGATAGATTtgtgataaaaacattaaagAAATCTGAACTCAAG CTCCTTCTCAAGATGCTTCCCAACTATTATGATCATGTAGTAAAGCATGAAAATACTCTAATAACAAAGTTCTTTGGCGTCCATCGAATAATATTAAAAGGTGGAAGAAAG ATACGCTTTGTGGTCATGGGAAATATGTTTTGCACGGAATTGAAAATACATAGATGCTATGATCTGAAGGGGTCAACTCAAGGAAGATTTACAGATGCTGATAAAATGGAAGCGAATAAGGCCTTGAAAGATCTTGATCTTACATATGAATTTCAGATGGATAAATTGTTGCGGGAGTCCCTCTTCAA ACAACTTTCCGAAGATTGCCATTTCCTGGAATCTCAACATATAATTGACTATAGCCTTTTATTGGGATTACATTTTAGAGCTCCTGAGCAGTTGAAGGCTATACTACAATCCGCTGGTGCAATGCCGAATATTCCAGAAAATTTACCTTTTGGAGATG GTATAACGTCACAAGTGGAGCCTCTGATTTCAACGGGGTTGCTCCTAGTTACGCATGAACCGAGCTTTGTCAACACAGCACCTGGTCCTCACATAAGAGGGAATAATCTTAGAGCACATTCTGCTGGTGCAAAGGAAGTTGATCTCTTACTGCCCGGCACAGCAAG ATTGCGGGTGCAGTTAGGAGTAAACATGCCGGCTCAAGCTAGCCGCAAACATCAACAGGAGGTTAATTCCATGGAGGTTGAACTTTTTGAGATATATGATGTGGTCCTCTACATGGGCATAATTGATATATTGCAGggatacaattttaaaaagaaaattgagaatAAATTCAAGTCGTTGAAGTACGACGGTTCGACTATTTCTGCTGTTGAACCGAAGTTGTACGCCGACCGTTTCCTCAAGTTGTTTCAGCAGAAAGTTTTCGCTGAGCAACCATGA
- the LOC126681466 gene encoding uncharacterized protein LOC126681466 has product MSPKLPQQDKESAPPIFLFSHSSHTKIAYRTRLISVLDVIRFLLKQGLAFREYDESSDSLSRGNFLELLQRDCEHNEKIAKVLNINALGNYQMTAPSFQKEIVNACAEEVRTNIIKDIGDRVFTLMVDESRDNSVKEQMATMVRYVDDHGEILERLRGQVYDGASNMRGEFNGLKALILNENAHARYVHCFSHQFQLVVVAVAKTLSIVENSFSYLSIILNTVGASYKRKNALRQSQHDHMVTQLANGEIFSGRGLHQETSLARPGDTRWGSHYHTVMRILTMWPSVMKVLGNVHDDAVGSKDRGANLGLLDRMENFEFVFTLHLMKKVLAITNGLSQVLQEKNQNILNALDMIHVMKVKFQSFREDGWNNLFDEVCKFCVENSIDVPNLEDSLPICGRSKRESQSITYFHRCRVEIVFEVIEVIVHEMNSRFSEGNNELLSCISCLDPRQSFSRFNALKLRRLAEFYLEDFSAFDLTMLSNQLDIYIYDVRQRADFVELVGIGQLAKKLVKTEKYLIYPLIYRLIELALVLPVATASVKRAFSAMNIIKTDLRSKMGDEFLSDSLSCYIEKTIFLKIDNEPILQRFQAMQTRRMQLPRIDEN; this is encoded by the exons ATGAGTCCCAAACTTCCACAACAAGACAAAGAATCAGCCCCACCAATTTTCTTATTTAGt CATTCTTCTCACACGAAGATTGCTTATCGTACTCGATTGATATCAGTTTTGGATGTTATTCGATTCTTACTCAAACAAGGATTAGCTTTCCGAGAATATGATGAGTCGAGTGATTCATTGAGTAGAGGAAACTTTCTTGAGTTACTCCAAAGGGATTGTGAGCATAATGAAAAGATTGCAAAAGTACTAAATATTAATGCTCTAG GAAACTATCAGATGACTGCTCCAAGTTTTCAAAAAGAGATAGTGAATGCTTGTGCAGAAGAAGTGAGAACTAATATTATTAAGGATATTGGAGATCGTGTTTTCACACTCATGGTTGACGAATCTCGCGATAACTCTGTGAAAGAACAAATGGCTACTATGGTGAGATATGTTGATGATCATGGAGAAATCCTTGAGAG ACTGCGAGGACAAGTATATGATGGGGCTTCAAACATGCGTGGAGAATTCAACGGTTTAAAGGCTCTCATACTTAATGAGAATGCTCATGCTAGGTATGTTCATTGTTTTTCTCACCAGTTTCAATTGGTAGTTGTTGCAGTTGCAAAAACATTATCAATTGTGGAGAATTCATTTAGCTATTTATCCATAATTTTGAACACTGTTGGAGCTTcctataaaagaaaaaatgcaCTCAGACAAAGCCAACATGATCATATGGTCACACAATTAGCAAATGGTGAAATCTTTTCGGGAAGAGGATTGCATCAAGAGACAAGTCTTGCAAGACCTGGAGACACGAGGTGGGGCTCTCATTATCATACGGTAATGCGTATATTAACGATGTGGCCTTCAGTAATGAAAGTGCTTGGAAATGTTCATGATGATGCAGTCGGTTCAAAGGATAGAGGTGCGAATTTGGGTTTGCTTGACCGaatggaaaattttgaattcgTATTCACCTTGCATTTGATGAAGAAAGTATTGGCCATTACAAATGGACTGTCACAAGTTTTGCAagagaaaaatcaaaatattttgaatGCTTTGGACATGATACATGTCATGAAGGTCAAGTTCCAGTCATTTAGGGAAGATGGATGGAATAATCTTTTTGATGAGGTATGCAAGTTTTGTGTTGAAAATTCTATCGACGTGCCTAATTTGGAAGATAGTTTACCAATCTGTGGTCGATCAAAACGTGAAAGTCAAAGTATAACATATTTTCACCGTTGCCGTGTGGAAATCGTTTTTGAG gTTATTGAAGTGATTGTGCACGAGATGAATAGTCGTTTCTCAGAAGGGAACAATGAGTTGCTTTCTTGCATAAGCTGTCTGGATCCGAGACAATCATTTTCCAGATTTAATGCTCTGAAATTGCGTCGTCTAGCCGAGTTTTATCTAGAAGATTTTTCTGCATTTGATTTGACGATGTTAAGCAATCAATtggatatatacatatatgatgTGAGGCAAAGAGCTGATTTTGTTGAACTTGTAGGAATCGGTCAACTTGCAAAGAAGCTGGTGAAAACAGAGAAGTACTTGATATATCCTCTTATTTATCGATTGATAGAATTAGCATTGGTTTTACCAGTTGCAACTGCTTCAGTTAAAAGAGCATTTTCAGCAATGAATATTATCAAGACCGATTTGCGTAGTAAAATGGGGGATGAGTTTTTGAGCGACAGTTTATCATGTTATATTGAAAAGACAATATTTTTGAAGATTGATAATGAGCCCATTCTACAACGCTTTCAAGCTATGCAGACCCGGAGAATGCAATTGCCTCGTATTGATGAAAACTAA
- the LOC126679766 gene encoding 40S ribosomal protein S24-1 yields the protein MADKAVTIRTRKFMTNRLLSRKQFIIDVLHPGRANVSKAELKDKLANLYEVKDPNAIFVFKFRTHFGGGKSTGFGLIYDSVENAKKFEPKYRLIRNGLDTKVEKSRKQMKERKNRSKKIRGVKKTKAGDAAKAGKKK from the exons ATGGCGGACAAGGCGGTTACTATTCGAACCAGAAAGTTCATGACCAACCGCCTCCTATCCAGGAAGCAATTT ATTATCGATGTTCTTCACCCCGGAAGAGCCAATGTTTCCAAG GCAGAGCTGAAGGACAAGTTAGCTAATTTGTATGAGGTGAAGGATCCCAATGCAATTTTTGTATTTAAGTTCAGGACTCACTTTGGTGGTGGAAAGTCCACTggatttggattgatttatgaTTCCGTTGAGAATGCAAAGAAATTCGAGCCCAAGTACAGGCTTATCAGG AATGGACTTGATACTAAGGTTGAGAAGTCCAGGAAACAAATGAAGGAGAGAAAGAACAGGTCCAAGAAGATTCGTGGAGTAAAGAAG ACAAAGGCTGGTGATGCTGCCAAGGCAGGAAAGAAGAAATGA